One genomic segment of Kordiimonas sp. SCSIO 12603 includes these proteins:
- a CDS encoding low molecular weight protein-tyrosine-phosphatase, producing the protein MVAVLFVCMGNICRSPMAEGTFRDAVKSIGLEAQFMIDSAGTTGYHAGEAPDQRARETSKKNGIDIGGQRSRKVTQSDFEEFDYILAMDEDNMSDLFSRCPPEHQHKITLFLSHAPHLPINEMPDPYYGHDRGFDMCFNAAVDASDGLLNLIKKEQSL; encoded by the coding sequence ATGGTTGCTGTTCTTTTTGTTTGCATGGGGAATATTTGTCGGTCTCCTATGGCAGAAGGTACATTCAGAGACGCCGTAAAAAGTATTGGATTGGAAGCACAATTCATGATCGATAGCGCTGGCACAACAGGCTACCACGCGGGTGAAGCACCTGATCAACGCGCCAGAGAAACCTCAAAGAAGAACGGTATTGATATAGGCGGGCAACGTTCCCGCAAAGTTACGCAATCTGACTTCGAGGAGTTTGATTACATTCTTGCAATGGATGAGGATAACATGTCTGACCTGTTCTCCCGTTGCCCACCAGAACACCAACATAAAATCACATTATTCCTCAGCCACGCACCGCATCTGCCCATTAATGAAATGCCAGATCCATACTATGGTCACGATCGCGGCTTTGATATGTGTTTTAACGCAGCAGTGGATGCTTCTGACGGCCTCCTAAACCTCATTAAGAAAGAACAATCTCTCTGA
- a CDS encoding fructosamine kinase family protein, with protein sequence MSGSALSKKLHKALGARIIRSQALPGGDIADVSLLELENHTYVVAKRPRMDQPDTTATEAMMLKYLAKNSALPVPKVLFQTRGMLVISYIPSNTQTDRRATAESAAKHIAKLHRTTSGQFGFKEDTCIGPLPQLNTFDNSWANFFKEQRLLAMARSCLNTGKIDQAFYERITQFSEKLYDLIPEKPMASLLHGDLWSGNMLFSQDKVVGFIDPAISYGHNEMDLAFIELMGGLSDHFFDAYQHTIPIDAGFHEERKFIYQLWPLLVHVRLFGGGYVQDVANILSKFGC encoded by the coding sequence ATGTCTGGTAGTGCACTATCAAAAAAACTGCACAAAGCACTGGGCGCCCGCATTATTCGCAGCCAAGCGCTACCAGGGGGAGATATCGCTGATGTCTCACTCCTTGAGCTTGAGAACCACACCTATGTGGTGGCTAAACGGCCTCGGATGGATCAACCCGACACTACCGCTACTGAAGCTATGATGCTTAAGTATCTGGCAAAAAATAGTGCATTACCAGTTCCAAAAGTATTGTTTCAAACCCGTGGCATGCTGGTGATCAGTTATATTCCCAGCAATACCCAGACAGATCGTAGAGCCACAGCAGAAAGTGCGGCGAAACATATAGCGAAACTTCACCGAACTACGTCAGGCCAATTTGGTTTTAAAGAGGATACCTGTATCGGCCCTCTGCCTCAACTCAATACCTTTGATAATAGCTGGGCCAATTTCTTCAAAGAACAGCGCCTTCTCGCTATGGCACGATCGTGCTTAAACACCGGGAAAATTGATCAAGCCTTCTATGAGCGGATCACTCAATTTTCCGAGAAGCTTTACGACCTGATACCTGAAAAACCCATGGCATCACTTCTGCACGGTGATCTATGGTCCGGGAATATGCTTTTCTCACAAGATAAAGTTGTTGGTTTTATTGACCCTGCAATTTCATATGGTCACAATGAAATGGATCTTGCATTCATAGAGCTTATGGGTGGGCTTAGTGATCATTTCTTTGATGCTTATCAGCATACAATACCCATTGATGCTGGCTTTCACGAAGAGCGGAAATTCATTTACCAGTTATGGCCACTTCTTGTGCATGTTCGCCTATTCGGTGGTGGCTACGTACAGGATGTTGCTAACATTCTTTCTAAATTCGGATGTTAA
- a CDS encoding alpha/beta fold hydrolase, with the protein MKKLVKSLKFWIVILLLPMVLVGCSSWIMDFDSDFVSDEFVSREQLQVGDISLSYLISGDPNGQRVIFLHGTPGDAGGNWYEMLRNVPDGYQFIAIDRPGFGHTKPRKQVVELDRQAAVLEPLLVTRNGKGTILVGHSLGGPVVTNAAANFPDKVAGIVVAAGALDPDLEEVLFIQHVGNVPPFVWLLDKTAKHSNKELIALEDELRLLQPKLAGIKQHVRIVHGTADELVPYENVPFMEKEMTGAASFKVTTIDGMNHFLQWRSRNELREAVFDITKSLEDERKTAAR; encoded by the coding sequence ATGAAGAAGCTCGTAAAATCTCTAAAATTCTGGATCGTTATCCTACTGCTTCCAATGGTTCTTGTTGGATGTTCTAGCTGGATTATGGATTTTGATTCCGATTTTGTAAGCGATGAATTCGTAAGTCGTGAACAGCTTCAAGTGGGTGATATCAGTCTCAGTTACCTAATCAGTGGTGACCCTAACGGTCAACGAGTTATTTTCCTACACGGTACGCCCGGGGATGCTGGTGGTAACTGGTATGAAATGCTGAGAAATGTTCCTGATGGATACCAGTTTATTGCCATTGATCGCCCAGGTTTTGGTCACACCAAACCACGCAAGCAAGTTGTAGAACTTGACAGGCAGGCAGCCGTGTTGGAGCCACTCCTTGTCACTCGTAACGGAAAAGGAACAATCCTTGTTGGGCACTCCCTTGGCGGTCCAGTAGTTACAAATGCCGCTGCTAATTTCCCAGATAAAGTTGCTGGTATTGTCGTAGCTGCAGGCGCACTAGACCCTGACCTTGAAGAAGTGTTGTTTATCCAGCACGTGGGGAATGTACCACCATTTGTGTGGTTGCTTGATAAAACTGCCAAACATTCCAATAAGGAATTAATCGCGCTTGAAGATGAACTTCGCCTTCTTCAACCAAAACTCGCTGGCATCAAACAACATGTTCGTATTGTGCACGGCACAGCGGATGAACTGGTGCCTTATGAAAACGTACCCTTCATGGAAAAGGAAATGACGGGTGCTGCATCCTTCAAGGTAACCACTATTGACGGTATGAACCATTTCCTTCAGTGGCGGTCACGGAATGAACTTCGTGAAGCTGTCTTTGACATTACCAAAAGCCTTGAAGACGAACGGAAAACAGCTGCCCGTTAA
- the thpR gene encoding RNA 2',3'-cyclic phosphodiesterase — protein MVRLFVGLEIPDTMHAALDETRGGVEEAHWQRDDQLHLTLAFIGDVSKNTMREVEDELARVSFDPFELSLSGVGMFGKPGNPKALWAGVGNKKPLKHLHEKILQALEPLELELDYRKYRPHVTLARFRKQAQSRVGDWLSVNEALKTPAETVSHFSLFSSQLTQNGSYYTVESRFGDVFGDMYAEAEFA, from the coding sequence ATGGTACGCCTGTTTGTTGGTCTGGAAATTCCAGATACTATGCACGCTGCTCTTGATGAGACACGAGGTGGCGTTGAGGAAGCCCATTGGCAGCGAGATGACCAGCTTCATCTCACGTTGGCCTTTATTGGCGACGTTTCCAAAAATACGATGCGCGAAGTGGAAGATGAGCTTGCTCGTGTCAGTTTTGACCCTTTTGAGCTCAGCCTTTCTGGCGTTGGTATGTTTGGAAAGCCAGGTAATCCTAAAGCTCTATGGGCTGGAGTTGGGAACAAAAAGCCGCTCAAACATCTTCATGAAAAAATATTACAAGCTCTAGAGCCTTTGGAACTTGAACTGGATTACCGCAAATATAGGCCGCATGTAACGTTGGCTCGTTTTCGCAAGCAAGCACAGTCGCGGGTCGGGGATTGGCTTTCTGTTAACGAAGCCCTGAAAACGCCTGCTGAGACCGTTTCACATTTTAGCCTGTTTTCAAGCCAACTTACACAGAATGGCTCTTACTATACTGTGGAAAGCCGATTTGGTGATGTATTTGGTGATATGTACGCTGAAGCGGAATTTGCTTAA
- a CDS encoding arylesterase gives MQVASSLKIFVLVAITSFFTVFSGEKANAAQNNENVTGAVEILAFGDSLTAGYGLPAGDGFTDQLQVWLTEKLGKAVKITNGGVSGDTSSGGRSRLDWSLAPFKDGRPDLVILELGANDALRGIQPEITRENMDAMMKSLSDKGIKVLLAGMLATPSWGPEYGKAFDSIYPDMAKKYGADFYPFFLDGVAADQSLNQSDGLHPTKEGVAIIIEKIGPYVIEALSHD, from the coding sequence ATGCAAGTTGCAAGCTCACTAAAGATATTCGTTCTCGTAGCGATTACCAGTTTTTTCACCGTTTTTTCCGGAGAAAAGGCTAATGCCGCACAAAATAACGAGAATGTGACTGGTGCCGTGGAGATTCTCGCGTTCGGCGATAGCTTAACAGCTGGTTATGGCTTGCCCGCTGGTGATGGTTTTACGGATCAGCTTCAGGTTTGGCTTACAGAAAAACTTGGAAAAGCAGTTAAAATTACAAATGGTGGTGTTTCGGGGGACACTTCATCAGGCGGTAGATCTCGTCTTGATTGGTCATTGGCGCCTTTCAAAGATGGTCGACCTGACCTAGTAATTCTTGAACTTGGGGCCAATGATGCACTGCGCGGTATTCAGCCTGAGATTACTCGGGAAAATATGGATGCCATGATGAAAAGCTTGTCTGATAAGGGGATCAAAGTTTTGCTTGCAGGAATGTTGGCAACACCAAGCTGGGGACCGGAGTATGGTAAAGCTTTTGATAGTATCTACCCTGATATGGCTAAGAAATATGGCGCTGATTTCTACCCATTTTTCCTTGATGGTGTAGCGGCGGATCAAAGCCTAAATCAATCGGATGGCCTCCACCCAACAAAAGAAGGTGTAGCAATCATCATCGAAAAGATTGGCCCTTATGTAATAGAGGCTCTTTCACACGACTGA
- a CDS encoding ABC transporter ATP-binding protein: MVNKADVIKLSDVTLTLESGAGPVNILKGINFAISEGQSVGIVGPSGSGKSSLMSLMTGLEQATTGDVVVDDLSFTGADEDTLARHRLSRVGIVMQAFHLIPTMTALENVAVPLELAGKNDAFEIAAKELELVGLAHRMDHYPTQLSGGEQQRVALARALAPQPAILFGDEPTGNLDGKTGRAVIDLIFELAKERGSTLVIVTHDPALADRCDRVISMADGNIIDDTGDTSSVSGTTDAVREVAQS; this comes from the coding sequence ATGGTGAATAAAGCTGACGTGATCAAATTGTCGGATGTAACACTCACGCTTGAAAGCGGCGCGGGTCCGGTAAACATCTTAAAAGGCATCAATTTCGCAATCTCGGAAGGGCAGTCCGTAGGAATTGTCGGGCCATCCGGTTCTGGTAAATCATCCCTAATGAGTTTGATGACTGGCCTTGAGCAGGCAACAACTGGTGACGTTGTTGTGGACGATCTTTCTTTCACAGGTGCCGATGAAGATACCTTAGCACGCCACCGGCTCAGCCGGGTTGGTATTGTGATGCAGGCTTTTCACCTGATCCCAACCATGACAGCCCTCGAAAATGTGGCAGTACCGCTTGAACTTGCTGGTAAAAACGATGCCTTCGAGATCGCTGCTAAAGAACTAGAGCTGGTTGGCCTTGCTCACCGTATGGATCACTATCCAACACAGCTTTCTGGTGGCGAACAACAACGTGTAGCCCTTGCTCGCGCCCTTGCTCCGCAACCAGCTATTCTGTTCGGAGACGAACCAACCGGTAATCTTGACGGTAAAACAGGCCGCGCTGTTATTGATCTGATTTTTGAACTCGCAAAAGAACGCGGTTCTACGCTTGTAATCGTAACACATGACCCAGCCCTCGCTGACCGCTGTGACCGTGTGATTTCAATGGCCGATGGTAACATTATTGATGATACAGGTGACACAAGCTCAGTATCTGGCACTACAGACGCTGTTCGTGAAGTGGCTCAAAGCTAA
- a CDS encoding ABC transporter permease, with amino-acid sequence MFTRSASLPVSLKLALRELRGGLSGFKIFMACLILGVTAIASIGSLTHAIQDGMQREGQSILGGDIEINIFQAQAGPNLEAWMAAEGEVSTTARFRTMARVDGVSKSTLSELRAVDDLYPLYGTFKSTASAPLAELLAKQGDVWGTVIDPLLADKLEVSVGDKLVFGRVTAEVRALIETEPDKANLGFQLGPSAFLDIDALNETGLVTTGSLINYLYRIKVPNPDNVKAIRENLKEAFPDARWRVRDRTTAAPGLRRFIDQMGMFLTLVGIAALVVGGVGVGNAVRGYMDRKTKTIATFKILGADGSTIFKVYFYQIMIIGLLAIAIGLTVGAMLPGVLAQLLPDSLPVKPEGGIYPLALIQAATYGIMITIAFTVWPLGKARDLPAVHLFRSIVSSENKWPRKRYISAIAVAGITVVGLAVGLSTNMVLAAFFIVGAGVTLGILRLTSWLIIRFAARLPRPKNAIRRMAIANLHRPGAATNAVVVSMGLGLTLFASISLIEGNLDKQISEQVPEDAPAFFMVDIQPSQIDEFKSIVNSVEGMDELVITPNLRGRVIRLNDTLAQDAEVDPEVRWILRGDRGLTYQDTLEEGSTIVEGEWWPEGYSGEPEISLGKEAADGLGLTIGDTMTIAVLGREITATIRSIREINWGSFGFNFVIIFDPHTLKAAPHTLMATIRASGEAEATLNRQITSKFANITAIRMKEVLSSVNNMMDQIGQAIEATALVAIAAGVLVLAGAIAAGFRQRVYESVILKVVGAVRSQVLKAYLMEYTLIGVITAVISLGLGSLVGWLVVEISMELDFSFLTIPMLITVAGSLGFTILLGLSSSLKALSIKPNEVLRNE; translated from the coding sequence ATGTTTACCCGTTCAGCTAGTTTACCAGTTTCCTTAAAACTGGCGCTAAGAGAGCTTCGCGGCGGGCTTAGCGGCTTTAAAATTTTCATGGCGTGCTTGATCTTAGGTGTTACAGCGATTGCTTCCATTGGCTCGCTTACACATGCCATTCAGGACGGTATGCAACGCGAAGGACAATCCATCCTTGGCGGTGATATTGAAATTAACATCTTTCAGGCTCAGGCAGGGCCAAACCTTGAAGCATGGATGGCGGCTGAGGGAGAAGTTTCAACAACGGCCCGCTTCCGCACTATGGCTCGGGTCGATGGTGTTTCTAAATCAACACTCTCTGAACTGCGTGCTGTGGATGATCTTTATCCACTATACGGCACATTCAAAAGCACCGCATCCGCCCCTCTGGCAGAACTTCTTGCAAAACAAGGAGATGTTTGGGGCACTGTGATTGATCCGCTGCTTGCTGACAAACTTGAAGTAAGTGTTGGTGACAAGCTAGTTTTTGGGCGCGTAACAGCGGAAGTTAGAGCGCTGATTGAGACAGAACCAGACAAGGCCAATCTTGGCTTCCAGCTTGGCCCTTCAGCATTCCTGGACATTGATGCACTTAACGAAACGGGCTTGGTTACCACAGGTTCTCTAATCAATTATCTTTACCGTATCAAGGTACCAAACCCTGATAATGTGAAAGCCATCAGAGAGAACCTAAAGGAAGCATTCCCGGATGCTCGCTGGCGGGTAAGAGACCGCACAACGGCGGCCCCCGGGCTTCGCCGGTTCATTGACCAGATGGGTATGTTCCTCACGCTTGTTGGTATCGCAGCGCTCGTTGTAGGTGGTGTAGGTGTTGGTAATGCCGTGCGCGGTTATATGGACCGTAAAACAAAAACCATCGCAACTTTTAAAATTCTTGGTGCTGATGGAAGTACCATCTTCAAAGTTTACTTCTATCAAATCATGATTATTGGCCTGCTTGCCATTGCTATCGGTTTAACCGTTGGCGCTATGCTTCCTGGAGTATTAGCACAGCTGTTACCAGACAGCTTACCCGTTAAGCCTGAAGGTGGCATTTATCCACTTGCCCTTATACAAGCAGCTACTTACGGCATCATGATTACGATTGCCTTCACAGTTTGGCCTCTTGGTAAAGCACGCGATCTACCAGCTGTTCACCTTTTCCGGTCTATCGTTTCTTCGGAGAATAAATGGCCGCGCAAAAGATACATCTCTGCAATTGCCGTTGCCGGCATTACTGTAGTTGGCCTAGCTGTAGGTCTATCCACCAATATGGTACTGGCTGCGTTCTTTATTGTAGGTGCTGGAGTAACACTTGGCATCCTAAGGCTAACAAGCTGGCTGATCATTCGTTTTGCAGCCCGCCTACCACGCCCTAAGAATGCTATTCGCCGGATGGCTATTGCTAACCTGCACCGTCCCGGAGCGGCCACCAATGCGGTTGTTGTCTCAATGGGCCTTGGCCTCACTTTATTTGCCAGCATTTCATTGATCGAAGGCAATCTGGATAAGCAAATCAGCGAACAGGTACCAGAAGATGCTCCTGCTTTCTTCATGGTGGATATCCAACCTAGCCAGATAGATGAATTCAAAAGCATTGTGAATTCCGTCGAGGGCATGGACGAGCTTGTGATTACACCAAATCTTCGCGGACGCGTTATAAGGCTCAACGACACACTAGCACAAGATGCTGAAGTTGATCCTGAGGTACGCTGGATTCTTCGAGGCGATCGAGGCTTAACATACCAAGATACGCTTGAGGAAGGCAGCACTATCGTGGAAGGCGAATGGTGGCCTGAAGGTTACAGCGGTGAACCAGAAATCAGCCTCGGGAAAGAAGCTGCTGATGGTCTTGGCCTTACGATTGGCGACACTATGACCATTGCCGTTCTTGGCCGCGAGATCACGGCAACAATCCGTTCAATCCGTGAGATAAACTGGGGTTCGTTTGGTTTTAACTTTGTGATTATCTTTGATCCGCACACACTCAAAGCCGCACCTCACACCTTGATGGCAACCATTCGTGCAAGCGGCGAGGCAGAAGCAACCTTGAACCGGCAGATCACATCTAAGTTCGCAAATATCACTGCGATTAGAATGAAAGAGGTGCTTTCAAGCGTGAACAATATGATGGACCAAATTGGCCAAGCCATTGAAGCTACTGCCCTTGTTGCTATCGCAGCTGGCGTGCTTGTGCTTGCTGGCGCAATCGCTGCCGGATTCAGGCAACGGGTTTATGAAAGCGTAATCCTGAAAGTAGTTGGTGCCGTAAGAAGTCAGGTACTGAAAGCATATCTGATGGAATACACATTGATCGGTGTGATTACCGCCGTAATTTCACTCGGCCTTGGTAGCCTTGTAGGCTGGCTGGTTGTTGAAATCAGTATGGAACTGGACTTTAGTTTCCTAACAATACCTATGCTTATAACGGTTGCTGGGAGCCTCGGATTTACGATCCTTTTAGGCTTGTCTTCAAGCTTGAAGGCACTTTCCATCAAGCCAAATGAAGTGCTTCGGAACGAATAA
- a CDS encoding Bax inhibitor-1/YccA family protein → MERYNTAYRAGTATQTAEFDAGLRAYMLKVYNYMASGVLLTGIIAMIVGTNQDLMVAIYGGGLRWIVALAPLAFILVMSFGAHRMSSGTLQMVFWAFAAVMGLSMASIFAVYSAESIARTFFITAASFGALSLYGYTTKKSLSGMGTFLFMGLIGIIIASIVNFFLASSMMAFVINVAGVLIFAGLTAYDTQRIKESYFMTTTGEAVAKGAIMGAVNLYLDFVNLFMFLLNFLGERE, encoded by the coding sequence ATGGAACGTTACAACACTGCCTACCGGGCTGGCACAGCTACCCAAACGGCTGAATTTGATGCGGGCCTTCGCGCTTATATGCTGAAGGTCTATAACTATATGGCATCTGGTGTACTGCTGACAGGTATCATTGCGATGATTGTTGGTACAAACCAAGATCTGATGGTTGCTATTTATGGCGGCGGCCTTCGCTGGATCGTGGCACTTGCACCTCTTGCTTTCATTCTCGTGATGAGCTTTGGTGCACATAGAATGAGCTCTGGCACACTTCAAATGGTCTTCTGGGCCTTTGCTGCGGTTATGGGCCTTTCGATGGCTAGTATCTTTGCTGTATACAGCGCAGAAAGCATCGCACGCACCTTCTTTATCACGGCTGCATCTTTTGGTGCACTTAGCCTATATGGTTACACCACGAAGAAATCTCTTTCTGGCATGGGCACATTCCTGTTTATGGGCCTGATTGGTATTATCATTGCCAGCATTGTGAACTTCTTCCTGGCATCTTCTATGATGGCATTTGTGATCAATGTAGCAGGTGTACTGATCTTTGCTGGTCTTACAGCTTATGACACACAGCGCATTAAAGAGAGCTACTTTATGACCACAACAGGTGAAGCTGTTGCTAAAGGCGCTATTATGGGTGCTGTGAACCTTTATCTGGATTTCGTGAACCTGTTCATGTTCCTACTGAACTTCCTCGGTGAACGCGAATAA
- a CDS encoding peroxiredoxin, translating to MLKSIFIVAYLTIATVVSISSIQHIISGNQLYSYLGVLFTSAPIALFVMRIMILKDRARTSNNLNIVLLLAVFGVGLTLFNGVLKGDDIEPLYLATGMTALFLLYDHWYSKLDRSSSKLVVGEELPPFELRTTDGEAVTSESLSSGAKIFVFYRGNWCPLCVAQVKEMVAGYAGIKEAGATVAFISPQPQKYSRSLAKKFGVDGIEFYQDEDNKAAKALGIFSAYGTPMGMQAMGYDSDTVMPTVIITDGEGKVLWTHETDNYRVRPEPETYIEVLKEHGIAPV from the coding sequence GTGCTGAAATCTATATTCATTGTTGCTTATCTTACGATAGCGACTGTTGTATCTATCAGTAGTATTCAACATATTATTTCGGGAAATCAGCTTTATTCTTATTTGGGGGTGCTTTTCACATCTGCACCTATTGCGCTGTTTGTTATGCGCATCATGATTTTGAAAGATAGAGCGCGCACGAGTAATAACCTGAATATTGTTTTGCTGCTGGCAGTCTTCGGCGTGGGGCTTACGCTTTTTAATGGTGTGTTAAAAGGCGATGATATTGAGCCACTTTACTTAGCCACTGGTATGACAGCTTTATTCCTTCTTTATGATCATTGGTATTCAAAGCTGGATCGTAGTTCTTCTAAACTGGTCGTTGGCGAAGAGTTGCCACCCTTCGAACTGAGAACCACAGATGGTGAAGCTGTTACAAGCGAAAGCCTTTCATCTGGTGCGAAAATCTTTGTTTTTTATCGAGGCAATTGGTGTCCACTTTGTGTAGCGCAAGTGAAGGAAATGGTAGCAGGTTACGCGGGCATTAAAGAGGCCGGGGCGACTGTCGCTTTTATCTCTCCGCAACCACAGAAATATAGCCGATCTCTAGCGAAGAAGTTTGGTGTAGATGGAATTGAGTTTTATCAGGATGAAGATAACAAAGCGGCAAAAGCGCTTGGGATTTTCTCCGCTTACGGTACCCCAATGGGTATGCAGGCGATGGGGTATGATAGTGATACGGTAATGCCTACGGTTATCATTACTGACGGAGAAGGTAAAGTGCTCTGGACCCATGAAACGGATAACTATCGTGTGCGACCAGAACCTGAAACCTATATTGAGGTGCTAAAAGAACACGGCATCGCACCAGTATAA
- a CDS encoding adenosylmethionine--8-amino-7-oxononanoate transaminase: MPNNPEWYSEGLGHIWLPYTQMKTTRLPLPVESAGGVRLKLADGRELIDGISSWWAASHGYGNAHIVEAMKAQLDKAAHVMFGGLVNEPALKLSKRLADMLPGDLNRCFIAESGSVSVEVAMKMAVQYFLNRGERRSKFVHFRGTYHGDTLGTMAVCDPDEGMHSLFSDILMDNMLTDLPRNETEATAFKAYLKEHASDVAAVITEPLVQGAGGMVMHGPETLKWLREACDEAGVLFIVDEIFTGFYRTGTRFAIEQADIVPDMVTLSKALSGGASPLSVCVARDEIFDAFYDDDPMKALMHGPTYMGHALGCAAANASLDLFEQEDYGAKAKRINELLVEGLELCRALPNVKDVRTLGAIGVVQLEDASNIEALKPQFVEAGVWIRPFRDIVYLTPPLVISDDDLIKLTNTIYQVLKANQT; encoded by the coding sequence ATGCCAAATAACCCAGAATGGTATTCTGAGGGGCTAGGGCATATCTGGCTCCCTTACACCCAAATGAAAACGACACGCCTACCGCTTCCCGTGGAATCTGCGGGTGGTGTGCGCTTGAAGCTTGCGGATGGTCGCGAGCTTATTGACGGTATTTCCAGCTGGTGGGCAGCGTCTCACGGTTATGGTAATGCGCATATCGTTGAAGCGATGAAAGCCCAGCTTGATAAAGCGGCGCATGTGATGTTTGGCGGGTTAGTTAACGAACCTGCCCTTAAGCTTTCAAAACGTCTTGCTGATATGCTTCCTGGTGATCTTAATCGCTGTTTTATTGCAGAATCAGGCTCTGTTTCTGTAGAAGTAGCCATGAAAATGGCAGTGCAGTATTTCCTTAACCGGGGGGAGCGCCGTAGTAAATTTGTGCATTTCCGCGGCACATACCACGGCGATACTCTTGGTACCATGGCAGTGTGTGACCCTGATGAAGGTATGCACAGTCTGTTCTCGGATATCCTTATGGATAATATGCTTACTGATCTGCCTCGCAATGAGACGGAAGCAACTGCGTTTAAAGCATATCTCAAAGAACATGCATCCGACGTTGCTGCTGTGATCACTGAGCCCCTTGTGCAGGGTGCAGGCGGCATGGTGATGCACGGTCCTGAAACGCTTAAGTGGCTCCGCGAAGCATGTGATGAAGCGGGTGTGCTTTTCATTGTGGATGAAATTTTCACTGGTTTTTACCGTACAGGTACCCGTTTTGCTATAGAGCAGGCGGATATTGTGCCGGATATGGTAACGCTCTCCAAGGCACTGTCTGGCGGAGCGTCACCGCTTTCTGTATGTGTGGCGCGAGATGAAATCTTTGATGCTTTCTATGATGATGATCCGATGAAAGCTTTGATGCACGGGCCAACCTATATGGGGCACGCTCTTGGATGTGCAGCCGCGAACGCCTCTCTTGATTTGTTTGAGCAGGAAGACTACGGCGCAAAAGCAAAGCGAATTAACGAGCTTCTTGTTGAGGGGCTTGAGCTTTGCCGTGCACTACCAAACGTGAAAGATGTGCGCACGTTGGGCGCGATTGGTGTGGTGCAGCTTGAGGATGCCTCTAATATTGAAGCGTTGAAGCCGCAGTTTGTTGAAGCTGGTGTCTGGATCAGGCCGTTCCGGGATATTGTCTATCTAACCCCGCCACTGGTGATTAGTGACGATGATCTCATTAAGCTTACAAACACTATTTATCAGGTGTTAAAAGCCAATCAGACATAA
- the bioB gene encoding biotin synthase BioB, with product MNAPVKIDTTDMNQEPEIRHDWSKKEIMDLFALPFMDLVFEAQRVHRLYHNPNQVQLSQLISIKTGGCAEDCSYCSQSAKYKKTTGLDATKLMEVQRVVDAAKKAKEGGATRYCMGAAWTSPKDRDMDSIIAMVEGVKDLGMETCMTLGMLDDEQTLRLKNAGLDYYNHNVDTSEEYYKEIITTRSYQERLDTLERVRNAGMNVCSGGIVGMGEKPEDRAGMLMTLANLPHHPDSVPINMLVAVPGTPMEHLERLDPFEFVRTIAVARIMMPKSEVRLSAGRQEMSEETQAFCFMAGASSIFYGEQLLTTANPENNKDMMLFNKLGLKPAEVNAKKECHAK from the coding sequence ATGAACGCCCCGGTTAAAATTGATACAACTGATATGAACCAAGAACCAGAAATCCGTCATGACTGGAGTAAGAAAGAGATCATGGATCTTTTTGCCTTACCTTTCATGGACTTGGTATTTGAAGCACAGCGGGTTCACCGCCTGTACCACAACCCAAATCAGGTTCAGCTATCCCAGCTTATTTCAATTAAAACTGGTGGCTGTGCGGAAGATTGCTCTTATTGTTCCCAGTCAGCTAAATACAAGAAAACTACGGGACTCGACGCTACCAAGCTTATGGAAGTGCAGCGTGTTGTGGATGCTGCCAAGAAAGCAAAAGAAGGCGGTGCGACCCGTTACTGTATGGGAGCGGCGTGGACCAGCCCGAAAGATCGGGATATGGACAGTATCATCGCCATGGTTGAAGGTGTGAAAGACCTTGGTATGGAAACATGCATGACGCTTGGCATGCTAGATGACGAGCAGACACTGCGCCTTAAGAACGCTGGCCTCGACTATTACAACCACAATGTGGATACGTCTGAGGAATATTATAAAGAGATTATCACAACGCGCTCGTATCAGGAGCGTCTGGATACGCTTGAACGTGTACGCAATGCAGGCATGAATGTTTGTTCTGGCGGTATCGTGGGTATGGGCGAGAAGCCGGAAGATCGTGCTGGTATGCTTATGACGCTTGCGAACCTGCCGCATCACCCTGATAGTGTGCCGATTAACATGCTGGTTGCTGTACCGGGCACGCCGATGGAGCACCTTGAACGCCTTGACCCGTTTGAATTCGTGCGCACTATTGCTGTTGCGCGCATTATGATGCCGAAATCGGAAGTACGTCTTTCCGCTGGCCGTCAGGAAATGTCAGAAGAAACACAGGCGTTTTGCTTTATGGCAGGTGCAAGCAGCATCTTCTATGGTGAGCAATTGCTGACAACGGCAAACCCTGAAAATAATAAAGACATGATGCTGTTCAATAAACTTGGTCTGAAGCCGGCTGAAGTGAACGCTAAAAAAGAGTGTCATGCCAAATAA